CAGTCACTCTCTAAAATGAGAGGTAAAGTCGAGAAGGTCTGAGCCATGCGGAGACCTTCCAAGCAGGCAGCGGCTTCCGCAGTCTCCGCATCCCGGCAATGCACTATTTTGTTCCAAGCAGATCCAAGAACCAAACCACAATGGTTGCGGAGAACCGCACCCCAACCGGCAGAATTGTCAGTCACAAAGAAGCTAGCATCGACATTGAGTTTCAAAATGTTGGTCTCAGGCGCCTCCCACCTGCTAAAGACTTTGGGCCTGGGATTGGCTTGATGAGCCAGAGAAGAAGCTAGGATTGATTTGTCTTTACTGTCAAAAGTCGGAGAAAGAAGGTTGCTTCCTTGCATGGAGTGCACATAATTCACCAAGAAATGAGCAAAAGCCTCGACTGGCTGTTCTCCTTTGTCAAAAATGAGATCATTTCTTAAGTGCCATGCTCGCCACCACAGGAAAAGAAGTTTGGTGCGAGTATCTTCAGTAGCCTTGTCCAAGAGGATGAGGACCCAATCCCTGTCACTTAATTGAAGTTCAGAGTCTGGCGGAAGATCCCAATGTTTTCTGACGCTCTCTCGCAAAGCTTTTGCTTTCGTGCATCTCATACCGGCATGGTAACCATCTTCTGGCTCCATACCACAGATATCACATGTAGGGAAGTGAACCATTTTCCGATGATGTCTATTCACCTGGAGTGCTAAAGAGTTAGTGGCCAAACGCCAGGCGAAAACACGAACCTTAGGTGGCACGGTTGCTTTCCAGATGCAATCCCAAATACTCATGCTTCCATCAGGCCGGGCGCTACCACCAGTAGCAGATAGCTGAAGCTTCATATTCAGAACCAGATGATAAGCGCTACGAATCGAGAAGCGGCCCGATTTCTCTTCCTGCCAAGCAAGGAAGTCCTCCATGCCACCGGGGAGCAATCTGATCTTCTGAATTTCGTCTGCATCAaaggagaaaataaataaaaattacatctCTTCTCTCTTTGCCTCCCTCATCACAGCCAATGAGATCacaggaaaataaataaaatttaaGCGTGTCCGAGGACAAGCAGAAGATGGCATGAGGCTGCCATCTTGGTTTCATTTTGGTATTACGATGTGAAAATCGTTGGCAAGAGCAGGGTTTTGTGATTCCTTTCTTATCTTAAAATCTGGTGGGTTTTCTATTTTGATCAAGACAACACACAAAATCCACAAGGGGGAGGCCGGCCATGCAATGTTGGAttgaggaggaggccggccaTGCCTCACTAGTCGCAATAGAAGAGTTTGTTTTTGATTCACCATGGTGTACCAAAGTTCCTTGTTGTTGTACCTTAATGTAACAAAATTCATATTTAATGTATTTGCATATACCACGGCAATATGGCATGGAACCTTTATGTAACTTGTTAACTTATCGTATTCTTATAAATATTTATTGATCAAATCATGGTGATCATGTATTTTGATATATCATATATCGTATCCTGAAATCCTCCTATTAGTTTAGGAAGGAAGATTTTTATAAGCTGTTGATTCCCATGTACATGAGAACACGCTTTAGGcatcccataattttttttaatcatctACGGCAATGCTTTCGTGtatttcgttttttttttaccgaagATAATGTATTGCAGATTACTCATGTTGGTAGTGGTGAGTATTACAATGTACTACTCCAAACTGTGCCAAATTCAACCTAAAAAGATCTCCAGACAATAAGTGCCCTTCTAGGCTGCGTTTATTAACCTAAAAGGTTTCCTTCCATACAAGCAATTTATACGATTTTACCCTTCTAATACCAAATTTTGATTCTCATATGTCGCAATGTACTCAGATGGGACGTCGATTTGCACAGACATACTTTTTTGGTCACAATGGTAATTATGGTATGAAACAACCAGGGTAGTACCTGTTGTCAAGAGTGACAAATCACAAGCTGCAACTAAGAAATGCATCTTGTGAATTTTGTATATGAAAATTTTGATGGTTTTCATTAGGCCGagtttcctttttgttctgTCTAGGATATTATCTTAATAatgcaatgaaaaaaaaacactgaaGGCCTATACCAATTGCCAAATGTTGCTCTGCTAACTAAAATCCCAAAGGGCTAATGAAAAGGATGAATGTcaaactaaaataaaattgtcGTCCCATATTCCATCACGACATCTCAAATCTTCAATCAATTTGAACTCTCAAAGAGACATGCTTTTTGTAAATCCCTGACAAGTACAAAAATCAGTTCAAACAGACAGTTTCGGCTTGTATTTGCCATCAAAACTACAAAATTGGTCTTCATTTTCCTGAAGATATGTGCAGGTCAGTATGTGATCATCTCCGTATCGTTTGAGCAATTCCAAAGCTAACTTTGGACCATTAATTCTTCATAGGCTAGCAGGTCATTGATGATACAAGAATACAGTAGAATCAACTGAGAAGACCAAATGTACTGATATTCGATATCTGCATGGCAGCTGATCAGAATATAGATACCTCACAAATGCATTTTGCTAGGGTATGTAAAAACAATAGCTTATGACCAAAGCTTCTTTGTTTTTACCGCATTGTGACCACAAAGCTAACAACATAGCTGTGCCTTTTCATTGCAAAGGAAACCATAGACCTGTCTCAAGTTTCCCCTAGATGGGCGCGCATTGATAGCATATTTGCAAATGAATACTAGCCTCTTCCTCATCTCCAACTTTGTGATGTTTCTTTTCACAAAAGAATCGCCATCGTCAAAGCATCCTTGAGATAAATAAGGACCCATTAATGCTTGAAAAATAGACTCAACATATTCAAATATAGATAGTTTGACAGAGCACCTATCTAGTCTTCATGAAAATTTGGTAGACATCATTATGCTTTTCATGGTTTATAAAATGAATACGTATAAAGGAATTACTATATCATGCCATGACGCAGATTAATAGACTAGAATCCCTTTTAAAACTAGGAATAAATATAATTATCATTACATTTATGATTATGCTTACCACTGTCATTGAATAATCGTGTAATTATTGCCAAGGCGACACAAATGCTTATATCTTCTCCTGAAAGGGAAAGTAAGAAGAGAGCTAAGtaaacagaacaaaaaaaagacacaCAAAAAACTTTTAGTAAACAACCCTTTTTAAACAAATGTTTTAAAAATATAACTCCCACCCTAACCTCCCAAAAATGACATGTAGATGCCACACTATTTTTGGTGACGTGGCATGAACTCACCCCACCATGCATGGGTGTCTAAACTTAATTCATTTGTGCCGTATGACCATCCGTGGTGTGGCCACCGAACACGGGCATAGTAGCATGCCACCATTTAATGCAGTATCCTCTGCTATGCCATTGACAGTGCCAGAACCAGAACTGTGTTTTTCTTATACAAGTTTGGACGCAGGCATTTTCAAAACATAGTTCTATATGCGTTTATTTCATAACAAAATAATGGTATTATTTTCCACGATGCAAGGAAAATGAATACAAGCTTTTCTTGAGCACGTGAACTTTTTTAACTTACCAGTTTGACAGCATAgtagtatttttcttcttgctaTGAGATTTCTCTGTGCAAAATTAATTGCTTTTGGAAGATTTTTCAACAAAGAAAACCGGTCGTTCTTGGAACCCTGCCAGAATTGAAGTATTAAAGTTGGTAATGCTTACATCAAGAGATAACACAAGGGGATATAAAAGATAGTACATACCACAATAGCTATCTCAAGGTAAGAATTTTCTGATGAACTCGAAGGTAATCTTGATGTGCTGTCACAGTTCAGTATGCAGTCAACATCAGCCAGGTCGACGGCAACTACATAAAGGgatatacaaaaaaaatcatcaagtCCTGTGTGAACTAAACTTTATTTACTAAAGTAACAGCATTGCAAAAAAAGATAGTGTCCAGCCAATCAGTATACCTTGGATAGTAGATGACACTGCAAGGTTTGATCTCCCAATCCAGAAGACTACTAGATGACTATTATTGGAACATGGTGTATCTATTGGAGTGATAATAGAAGGGTCCGAGTTCATAGGCTTCGTAATGATTGTATGTTCTTCGTAAAAGTAAGGACCATCATCACCTGAACACTTTAGATGGTTAACAGTAATTTGGGGCGAACGTTCACCTCTCTGTGCACGATAAACCCTATCCTTTTCAACAATATCAGCAACTAACTGATTACAAAGATCTGGTCCACCATCTAGTAGATCGTATGAATGCTTCCAGAATAACGCAGGAGTTAGACCACGCGCCCAGCTCTCTTCATCATCTCCTGCACCAGGAATATAGTGCCAGCTGAACTCCGAAGACATCCTTTGTGTAGCTACTGCACCAGATGCAGATGCTGAAACTAATATTATGGGGGTGAATTCCCATAACTCATGCTCTGGAACTTCATTTAACCATATACATGTATTTTGTGATATCCACAGCGGACGTAGTGGTTTGTGCAAACCTAATGCAAGAGAATGAATGTCTGCACCACACGATTCGAATCTGTCCGTCCATTCTTCAACACGCCCCTCTATAGCATTTTTCTCAGTATCTAAAACCCACACAGGAAGATGCACTGAGCTATCCCAGTTTGATGAACCGGAATACTTTTCACCATTCCCGTTTGGTGCAGCCGCTGACTAACAGACAAAATCAGAAAATATTATGAGAACAAGTGAACACAGAATTATTACTCTTATAAAGAGTAATGAGCAACAGAAAGATATATTCTAACCCAACCTATAGAAGGGGCTGCCACTTACCATCCAAAATAGTAATCTTGGTATTTGGTAATAATAAAGTGAATGGCATGTTAAATCATGACATAAGCTATGTTATTCTTTGCCAGTGTAGCTTTCTCGAGCAATGACATACTCCCAGACTTTAAATTAATATATAAGGATACTACCAAAACAGGCATGTTGTAACTTGTGATTTACTGTACAAACTTCAAGAATAGCAAAGGGAAGACTTAACATAAAGGAGAATGCACACAATTGAAATTAGTAGGACATAAAGGTATTTCGTATTTCCAAAACTCCAGCAACCAATATACCAACCATTTCAGAATTCGTTCTGCTACCTTGGTTGCTAGCCCGCAGCCGATGCCTCTGAATAGCTCGGTTCAGGACAGAGCACCAAATGGGTATGGTCTTTGACATGCTATCAGGAAATCTTTTCCCTTTCCTTGTTGAATCAACTATTATGCACCCTCCTCGTTCCCCTGCTCGAACAACaccaacaaaacaaattaacGTCAATTTATGATAATCCTCAAAAGGTATTCGATTGCTTTGGTGGATGAATGAGGGCCTCGACAGTCAAACTGCGTGTCTTGCTTactttttgtttgcttgttcTGTTTGATGTCTTatagggcatctccaatagtTGTAAGATGATTGTTGGTAAATTTTGTACGGACGATgttttgatgatgtggcaaATAACAAACAAGGAGAGAGCAAGGTGGAGATATTTATAGTCTCCAAATCTCCAATGTAGAATGAGAGCAAATATTTATATTCTCTCACCTCCTATTGGGTAACTTGCATACACTCCATTGGAGTGGTTGAATGATGCATTGTTGATAGATGACATGAACAATTTTTCTCACAATTTAACATACATattgttggagatgccctaagcTGATTCTTCGGCATCTTAACCTCTAGCAATTTGCAATTGTAGACCCTAATCCTAATTCTGGATACCTAACACAAACTTTTAGCATAGCTTAGTTCAGAATGGCCCCAAATTACAAATCAATCAAGTTAGAAGAGAACATCTTGACCAATCCGTGCAGCAATTTTAATACTcatacatgcgtatctagacatagctgtgacaaaaaatatgtatagGAGGAAGTAACAAATCATTACACGTCCGTGCCAGACAGGAACGTCAAGAAGCTACAAGCGGTGCaaggaacagagggagcaTGACGCATATTTACCTGCGAGGAGAGCAAGGTGGAGATTGAGGCGGGCGGTAGAGAAGGACCAGTTGCCGGCGTGGCCATCTGTGGACTTAAAGTAGCAGGTAGCGGCAAGGGTGCGGGGCTGCGTGTACCAGAGGCCACAGCGGAGGTTGGCGACCAGCGGCAGCGCCGGCCACAGCGCCGCGATCTCGGCCACGAACGCCGCGTCCTCTGCCACGCTCCGCAGAGCGTTGTACAGGGTGCTCCCCCGCCGCTTGATTCGCCGAGCTGCCTTGTAGATGCTGAGCGTCCCCTCTTCGGTCGCgggctccgcctccgccgccgccgctgccatggGATTTACCGACTGGCGGTTAGGACAGTGCCGCTGTACCGGTCGGACTTTATATCACTACTTCATCTGGGCTGGGCTTTGTTACATCTGGCCCAGCTAGCTCGGTCACCGCCACGTTAGAAGACAGGGTTTCACATAACAGtttttttagttaaaaaaCCACCGGATTAATGTAACACcttccgtcgccgccggagagCCGCGCGACGAGCAGCTCGGTGCAAGCGGAGCAGCAACGCGTCGCAGCAGGGGCGATCCGCGGCGCGACAGagcggcggagcagcagcgagagagagcggcggtgcggggcgagcggcggcggcggcgcacagggagcagaggaggaggaggcgttgTAGAGGCGGCTCGAGTTTGTCATCCTTGCCGGAGAAGAGCAGGGAC
The Brachypodium distachyon strain Bd21 chromosome 2, Brachypodium_distachyon_v3.0, whole genome shotgun sequence genome window above contains:
- the LOC100844067 gene encoding tRNA A64-2'-O-ribosylphosphate transferase isoform X2 codes for the protein MAAAAAEAEPATEEGTLSIYKAARRIKRRGSTLYNALRSVAEDAAFVAEIAALWPALPLVANLRCGLWYTQPRTLAATCYFKSTDGHAGNWSFSTARLNLHLALLAGERGGCIIVDSTRKGKRFPDSMSKTIPIWCSVLNRAIQRHRLRASNQAAAPNGNGEKYSGSSNWDSSVHLPVWVLDTEKNAIEGRVEEWTDRFESCGADIHSLALGLHKPLRPLWISQNTCIWLNEVPEHELWEFTPIILVSASASGAVATQRMSSEFSWHYIPGAGDDEESWARGLTPALFWKHSYDLLDGGPDLCNQLVADIVEKDRVYRAQRGERSPQITVNHLKCSGDDGPYFYEEHTIITKPMNSDPSIITPIDTPCSNNSHLVVFWIGRSNLAVSSTIQVAVDLADVDCILNCDSTSRLPSSSSENSYLEIAIVGSKNDRFSLLKNLPKAINFAQRNLIARRKILLCCQTGEDISICVALAIITRLFNDSGCFDDGDSFVKRNITKLEMRKRLVFICKYAINARPSRGNLRQVYGFLCNEKAQLCC
- the LOC100844067 gene encoding tRNA A64-2'-O-ribosylphosphate transferase isoform X1; protein product: MAAAAAEAEPATEEGTLSIYKAARRIKRRGSTLYNALRSVAEDAAFVAEIAALWPALPLVANLRCGLWYTQPRTLAATCYFKSTDGHAGNWSFSTARLNLHLALLAGERGGCIIVDSTRKGKRFPDSMSKTIPIWCSVLNRAIQRHRLRASNQGSRTNSEMSAAAPNGNGEKYSGSSNWDSSVHLPVWVLDTEKNAIEGRVEEWTDRFESCGADIHSLALGLHKPLRPLWISQNTCIWLNEVPEHELWEFTPIILVSASASGAVATQRMSSEFSWHYIPGAGDDEESWARGLTPALFWKHSYDLLDGGPDLCNQLVADIVEKDRVYRAQRGERSPQITVNHLKCSGDDGPYFYEEHTIITKPMNSDPSIITPIDTPCSNNSHLVVFWIGRSNLAVSSTIQVAVDLADVDCILNCDSTSRLPSSSSENSYLEIAIVGSKNDRFSLLKNLPKAINFAQRNLIARRKILLCCQTGEDISICVALAIITRLFNDSGCFDDGDSFVKRNITKLEMRKRLVFICKYAINARPSRGNLRQVYGFLCNEKAQLCC